A DNA window from Jaculus jaculus isolate mJacJac1 chromosome 1, mJacJac1.mat.Y.cur, whole genome shotgun sequence contains the following coding sequences:
- the Sall1 gene encoding sal-like protein 1 isoform X2 has translation MGTLHRTPFSSSSSIRNAAFLPVFTGDTEKGQPNRPTKSKDAHVCGRCCAEFFELSDLLLHKKNCTKNQLVLIVNENPGSPPETFSPSPPPDNPDEQMKDTANKTDQVDCSNLSEHKGLDREESMELEAPVATSSNSSTLSGAANTTTPSCHSGGSGDSSTGTSSITTSLPQLGDLTTLGNFSVINSNVIIENLQSTKVAVAQFSQEARCGGASGGKLAIPALMEQLLALQQQQIHQLQLIEQIRHQILLLASQSADLPTSSSPQGTLRTSANPLSTLSSHLSQQLAAAAGLAQSLASQSASISGVKQPPSVQLPQSSSGSTILPPNSGPSPNMSIVAAAPIPSSEKVASSAGASHVSSPAASASSSPAFAISSLLSPASNPLLPQPTPANAVFPSPLPNIGTTAEDLNSLSALAQQRKSKPPNVTAFEAKSTSDEAFFKHKCRFCAKVFGSDSALQIHLRSHTGERPFKCNICGNRFSTKGNLKVHFQRHKEKYPHIQMNPYPVPEHLDNIPTSTGIPYGMSIPPEKPVTSWLDTKPVLPTLTTSVGLPLPPTLPSLTPFIKTEEPAPIPISHSAASPPGSVKSDSGVPDLVTRNPGGPPEEAEGSVLPSSSGKSEESGLATSSVPTASNSTLSSPVADCGPGGATFTNPLLPLMSEQFKAKFPFGGLLDSAQASETSKLQQLVENIDKKATDPNECIICHRVLSCQSALKMHYRTHTGERPFKCKICGRAFTTKGNLKTHYSVHRAMPPLRVQHSCPICQKKFTNAVVLQQHIRMHMGGQIPNTPVSDSYPESMESDTGSFDEKNFDDLDTFSDENMEDCPEGSIPDTPKSADASQDSLSSSPLPLEMSSIAALENQMKMINAGLAEQLQASLKSVENGSVEGDVLTNDSSSVGGDMESQSAGSPAISESTSSMQALSPSNSTQEFHKSPSVEEKPQRVGPGEFANGLSPTPVNGGALDLTSSHAEKIIKEDSLGILFPFRDRSKFKNTACDICGKTFACQSALDIHYRSHTKERPFICTVCNRGFSTKGNLKQHMLTHQMRDLPSQLFEPSSSLGPNQNSAVIPANSLSSLIKTEVNGFVHVSPQDTKDTPTSHVPSGPLSSSATSPVVLPALPRRTPKQHYCNTCGKTFSSSSALQIHERTHTGEKPFACTICGRAFTTKGNLKVHMGTHMWNSTPARRGRRLSVDGPMTFLGGNPVKFPEMFQKDLAARSGSGDPSSFWNQYTAALSNGLAMKANEISVIQNGGIPPIPGSLGSGSSSPISGLTGNMEKLQNTEPSAPLAGLEKMASSENGTNFRFTRFVEDSKEIVTS, from the exons ATGGGAACACTTCACAGGACACCCTTCTCTAGCAGCAGTTCCATCAGAAATGCAGCTTTCCTGCCTGTTTTTACAG GAGACACAGAGAAGGGTCAGCCGAATCGCCCCACTAAGAGCAAGGACGCCCACGTCTGTGGCCGGTGTTGCGCTGAGTTCTTTGAGTTATCAGATCTTTTGCTTCACAAGAAAAACTGCACTAAAAATCAATTAGTTTTGATCGTCAATGAAAATCCAGGCTCCCCACCCGAAACCTTCTCTCCCAGTCCCCCTCCTGATAATCCTGATGAACAAATGAAAGACACAGCGAACAAAACAGACCAAGTAGACTGCAGCAACCTTTCAGAACACAAGGGACTTGACAGGGAAGAGTCCATGGAGCTGGAGGCCCCAGTTGccaccagcagcaacagcagtacACTGAGCGGTGCCGCCAACACCACCACCCCAAGCTGCCACAGTGGTGGCAGCGGCGACTCCTCCACGGGTACCTCATCTATCACAACCTCTCTACCTCAACTCGGGGACCTGACCACGCTGGGCAACTTCTCGGTGATCAATAGTAACGTTATCATCGAAAACCTCCAGAGCACCAAGGTGGCTGTGGCCCAGTTCTCCCAGGAAGCGAGGTGCGGAGGGGCCTCAGGAGGCAAGCTGGCcatccctgccctcatggagcagCTCCTGGcactgcagcagcagcagatccaccAGCTGCAACTGATCGAGCAGATTCGTCACCAAATACTGTTGTTGGCTTCTCAGAGCGCGGACTTGCCGACATCTTCTAGTCCTCAAGGTACTTTACGAACATCTGCCAACCCCTTGTCCACGCTAAGTTCCCATTTATCTCAGCAGCTGGCGGCAGCAGCTGGATTAGCGCAGAGCCTTGCTAGCCAATCTGCCAGCATCAGTGGCGTCAAGCAGCCCCCCTCAGTCCAGCTACCTCAGAGCAGCTCCGGCAGCACCATCCTGCCACCCAACAGCGGCCCTTCTCCCAACATGAGCATAGTGGCAGCAGCTCCCATCCCGTCCTCGGAAAAAGTGGCTTCGAGTGCTGGTGCCTCCCACGTCAGCTCCCCAGCAGCCTCCGCAtcctcctcaccagcatttgcaaTAAGCAGTTTATTAAGTCCTGCATCTAATCCACTTCTACCTCAGCCGACCCCTGCTAACGCGGTTTTCCCCAGCCCTTTGCCCAACATCGGAACAACTGCAGAGGATTTAAACTCCTTATCTGCCTTGGcccaacaaagaaaaagcaagccACCAAATGTCACTGCCTTCGAAGCCAAGAGCACTTCAGACGAAGCGTTCTTCAAACACAAGTGCAGGTTCTGCGCCAAGGTCTTCGGGAGCGACAGTGCCTTGCAGATCCACTTGCGCTCCCACACGGGAGAGAGGCCGTTCAAGTGCAACATCTGCGGGAACAGGTTCTCCACCAAGGGGAACCTGAAGGTCCACTTCCAGCGCCACAAAGAGAAGTACCCTCACATCCAGATGAACCCCTACCCCGTGCCTGAACACTTGGACAACATCCCCACAAGCACCGGCATCCCCTATGGCATGTCCATCCCACCGGAGAAGCCAGTCACTAGCTGGCTGGACACCAAGCCAGTCCTGCCCACTCTGACGACTTCCGTCGGCCTGCCGTTACCCCCAACCCTCCCGAGCCTCACACCCTTCATCAAGACAGAGGAGCCAGCCCCCATTCCCATTAGCCATTCTGCTGCCAGCCCCCCAGGCTCAGTCAAAAGTGACTCTGGGGTCCCTGATCTGGTCACAAGAAACCCTGGTGGGCCCCCAGAAGAAGCTGAGGGGTCCGTTCTGCCATCTTCCAGTGGCAAAAGTGAAGAGAGTGGCCTAGCTACCAGCTCAGTCCCAACGGCTAGCAACAGCACCCTGAGCTCCCCAGTGGCTGACTGTGGCCCAGGAGGGGCCACCTTCACCAACCCTTTGTTGCCACTCATGTCCGAGCAATTCAAGGCCAAGTTTCCATTTGGGGGACTCTTGGACTCAGCCCAGGCCTCAGAAACATCCAAGCTGCAGCAACTGGTAGAAAACATTGACAAGAAAGCCACTGACCCCAATGAGTGCATCATCTGCCACCGGGTTCTCAGCTGTCAGAGCGCCTTGAAAATGCATTACCGGACACACACAGGGGAAAGGCCCTTCAAGTGTAAGATCTGCGGCCGGGCTTTCACCACGAAAGGGAACCTTAAGACCCACTACAGTGTGCACAGGGCTATGCCCCCCCTCAGAGTGCAGCACTCCTGCCCCATCTGCCAGAAGAAGTTCACGAATGCAGTGGTCCTTCAGCAGCACATCCGCATGCACATGGGAggtcagatccccaacacccctGTCTCTGACAGCTACCCCGAGTCCATGGAGTCCGACACAGGCTCCTTCGATGAGAAGAACTTCGATGACCTAGACACCTTCTCCGACGAGAACATGGAAGACTGTCCTGAGGGCAGCATCCCAGATACGCCCAAGTCAGCCGACGCATCCCAGGACAGCCTGTCTTCTTCACCTCTGCCCCTCGAAATGTCGAGCATTGCTGCTTTGGAAAACCAGATGAAGATGATCAATGCCGGACTAGCGGAGCAGCTGCAGGCTAGCCTGAAGTCGGTGGAGAATGGGTCCGTGGAAGGGGACGTGCTGACCAATGACTCATCCTCGGTGGGTGGCGATATGGAGAGCCAGAGTGCGGGCAGCCCAGCCATCTCAGAGTCTACCTCTTCCATGCAGGCTCTGTCCCCATCCAACAGCACCCAGGAGTTCCACAAGTCACCTAGCGTCGAGGAAAAGCCACAGCGAGTGGGACCGGGCGAGTTTGCCAATGGTCTGTCTCCCACCCCAGTGAATGGGGGTGCTTTGGACTTGACCTCTAGTCATGCAGAGAAAATCATCAAAGAAGATTCTTTGGGAATCCTCTTCCCTTTCAGAGACCGgagtaaatttaaaaacactgCTTGCGACATTTGTGGCAAAACCTTTGCTTGTCAGAGTGCCTTGGACATTCACTACAGAAGTCATACCAAAGAGAGACCGTTTATTTGCACAGTTTGCAATCGTGGCTTTTCCACAAAGGGTAATTTGAAGCAGCACATGTTGACACATCAGATGCGAGATCTGCCATCACAGCTCTTTGAGCCCAGTTCCAGCCTCGGCCCCAATCAGAACTCTGCGGTGATTCCCGCCAACTCACTGTCATCTCTCATCAAAACAGAGGTCAACGGCTTTGTGCACGTTTCTCCTCAGGACACTAAGGACACCCCCACTAGTCACGTCCCTTCAGGGCCTTTGTCATCCTCTGCCACATCCCCAGTTGTGCTCCCAGCTCTGCCCCGGAGAACTCCCAAACAGCACTATTGTAACACATGTGGCAAAACCTTCTCCTCATCTAGTGCCCTGCAGATCCATGAGAgaactcacactggagagaaacccttTGCTTGCACTATCTGTGGAAGAGCATTCACTACAAAAGGCAATCTAAAG GTCCACATGGGCACTCACATGTGGAACAGCACCCCGGCGCGCCGGGGCCGGCGGCTCTCTGTGGATGGCCCCATGACATTTCTAGGAGGCAATCCCGTCAAGTTCCCAGAAATGTTCCAGAAGGATCTGGCAGCGAGGTCAGGAAGCGGGGATCCTTCCAGTTTCTGGAATCAGTACACGGCGGCACTGTCCAACGGGCTGGCCATGAAGGCCAATGAGATCTCTGTCATTCAGAACGGTGGCATCCCTCCAATTCCTGGAAGCCTGGGCAGCGGGAGCAGCTCACCTATCAGCGGGCTGACGGGCAACATGGAGAAGCTCCAGAACACAGAGCCCAGCGctcctctggctggcctggagaaAATGGCCAGCAGTGAGAATGGAACCAACTTCCGCTTCACCCGCTTCGTGGAGGACAGCAAAGAGATTGTGACGAGTTAA